In a single window of the Anaerotruncus rubiinfantis genome:
- a CDS encoding energy-coupling factor transporter transmembrane component T family protein, whose amino-acid sequence MNKAVEKSFLYSLDPRTKMLLLLILIFVGVMVMDPFLTIVMMAGAYAMYRVSGISHKEVKRITKPLLLAFILFFLLNFPFATPLPNEQVFFYLLPNQTIPITMTGILTGFGNGLRFILFIWIADLITTVTPTGDIVLALNKARIPPEASIAIGIAFSYIPVLKKEISTVIEAQKSRGANFESKNPYKKVKAYIPVIVPGLFISIMKGREIARAIEARGFTYDPVNRTYRNEIRFKGRDFAVIAIMLAAFAVVAYFSIGKGWFGTRFVYDLLA is encoded by the coding sequence ATGAATAAAGCGGTGGAAAAGTCCTTTTTATACAGCCTGGACCCGCGGACCAAGATGCTCCTGCTATTGATCCTGATTTTTGTCGGGGTTATGGTGATGGACCCGTTTTTGACCATCGTTATGATGGCGGGCGCCTATGCCATGTACCGGGTTTCCGGCATCAGCCACAAGGAGGTCAAACGGATCACAAAGCCGCTCCTGCTGGCGTTTATCCTCTTTTTCCTTTTAAACTTCCCGTTTGCGACGCCGCTCCCGAATGAACAGGTCTTTTTCTACCTGCTCCCAAATCAGACGATCCCGATCACCATGACCGGCATCCTGACCGGCTTTGGAAACGGGCTGCGGTTCATCCTGTTCATCTGGATCGCGGACCTGATCACAACAGTGACCCCTACCGGAGATATCGTGCTCGCGCTCAACAAGGCGCGCATCCCGCCGGAGGCGTCGATCGCGATCGGGATTGCGTTTTCCTATATCCCGGTGCTGAAAAAAGAAATCAGCACGGTCATCGAGGCGCAGAAATCCCGCGGCGCGAATTTTGAAAGCAAAAACCCCTACAAAAAGGTGAAGGCGTATATCCCGGTCATCGTCCCAGGACTGTTCATTTCCATTATGAAGGGGCGTGAAATCGCCCGTGCGATCGAAGCGCGCGGATTTACCTATGACCCGGTGAACCGCACCTACCGCAATGAAATCCGGTTTAAAGGCCGCGATTTCGCGGTGATTGCGATTATGCTAGCGGCGTTTGCAGTGGTCGCCTATTTCAGTATTGGTAAGGGCTGGTTTGGCACAAGGTTTGTCTACGACCTGTTGGCCTGA
- a CDS encoding M20 family metallopeptidase, whose translation MEKKQLRELVESKKDQLLELCQQLIRIPSVNPPGEMEAVTAFICDYLKAHGIACEILRPTPQTPNIVARMGRPGGRRLLLNGHSDVVPVGNLEKWDFDPFCGEIRDGKILGRGTSDMKCGLAGLLFVMGLLAEEKADLGGELLLTVVPDEEVSGAWGTKWLVESGAVTGDACLIAEPTGYFNCEIGQKGSCWIQLSVSGTPAHGSLSPFVGDNAIVKLMRILNRIEQIREIVPRYDDEVARVMEESRAMAKRLLTAPGAQHVLNHCSVNIGKISGGTKVNMVPDSAYAEVDVRIPLGVTSEMVEEKLLLIIKEAGVDGVEYSFGWKSEPNCTDQKAEIVEAVAQNVQEVWGEPLNRTYQWASSDARFFRYAGIPTLQYGPANLEGVHAYNETVDVQDVINAAKVYIGAITDYLG comes from the coding sequence ATGGAGAAAAAACAGTTGCGGGAACTTGTGGAGAGCAAGAAAGATCAACTTCTGGAGCTTTGCCAGCAGCTGATCCGGATTCCGAGCGTGAACCCGCCCGGGGAGATGGAAGCGGTCACCGCATTCATCTGCGACTACCTGAAGGCGCATGGGATCGCTTGTGAAATTCTGCGTCCAACGCCTCAAACGCCCAATATTGTGGCGCGCATGGGACGACCGGGCGGAAGGCGCCTGCTGCTGAACGGACACTCGGATGTGGTGCCGGTGGGCAATCTGGAAAAATGGGACTTTGATCCCTTCTGCGGCGAAATCCGCGACGGCAAAATTCTGGGCCGGGGCACTTCCGACATGAAGTGCGGCCTGGCGGGGCTTTTGTTTGTCATGGGGCTGCTCGCGGAAGAAAAGGCCGACCTTGGCGGCGAACTGCTGCTCACCGTCGTCCCGGATGAGGAGGTCAGCGGCGCGTGGGGAACCAAATGGCTGGTGGAAAGCGGGGCAGTCACCGGAGACGCCTGCCTGATCGCGGAGCCGACCGGTTACTTCAACTGCGAGATTGGGCAGAAAGGAAGCTGCTGGATTCAGCTTTCGGTTTCGGGCACGCCCGCGCATGGGAGCCTTTCCCCCTTTGTCGGGGATAATGCGATTGTGAAGCTGATGCGGATTTTAAACCGCATTGAACAGATCCGGGAGATCGTGCCGCGCTACGACGACGAGGTCGCGCGGGTGATGGAGGAGTCCCGCGCAATGGCCAAGCGGCTGCTCACCGCGCCCGGCGCGCAGCATGTGCTCAACCACTGCTCGGTCAACATCGGAAAGATCAGCGGCGGCACCAAAGTGAACATGGTGCCGGATTCTGCATACGCCGAGGTGGATGTGCGCATCCCGCTCGGTGTCACCAGTGAAATGGTGGAGGAAAAGCTGCTGCTTATCATAAAGGAAGCGGGTGTGGACGGGGTCGAATACAGCTTTGGCTGGAAGAGCGAGCCAAACTGCACCGACCAGAAGGCGGAGATTGTAGAGGCAGTTGCGCAGAACGTGCAGGAGGTTTGGGGAGAACCGCTCAACCGCACCTATCAGTGGGCCAGCAGCGACGCGCGCTTCTTCCGCTACGCGGGCATCCCGACCCTGCAGTACGGCCCCGCCAATCTGGAAGGCGTGCACGCCTATAACGAAACGGTTGACGTGCAGGACGTGATCAACGCGGCGAAGGTGTATATCGGCGCGATCACCGACTACCTCGGCTGA
- a CDS encoding aspartate/glutamate racemase family protein — MEKRWRVGVIRVVTQHDPVLMKLHGELIERYFPMLETESRCIPDQPMGIHDPESKAVAIPKILETAKLFSGIDVLVVSCADDPGITELRAEMDIPVVGAGSSVAAIARRCGGRAGILGITDYVPDPYVEILGEGLLNLGRPVGVSSTLDLMTPDGEASVFAHAVKLREAGAGSIALACTGLSTIGASARLERHCGIPVIDPVMAEGLFAFYECRRRHPIK, encoded by the coding sequence ATGGAGAAAAGATGGAGAGTCGGGGTCATCCGCGTGGTGACCCAGCATGACCCTGTGTTGATGAAGCTGCACGGGGAGCTGATCGAACGGTACTTTCCCATGCTGGAGACCGAGTCCCGCTGTATCCCGGATCAGCCGATGGGTATCCATGATCCCGAAAGCAAGGCGGTGGCCATCCCCAAGATCCTTGAGACCGCGAAGCTGTTTTCCGGGATCGATGTGCTGGTGGTGAGCTGTGCCGATGACCCGGGCATCACCGAGCTGCGCGCGGAGATGGATATCCCAGTGGTGGGCGCGGGCTCTTCGGTGGCGGCAATCGCGCGGCGCTGCGGTGGACGCGCGGGGATTTTGGGGATCACCGACTACGTGCCGGACCCGTATGTGGAGATTTTAGGAGAAGGGCTTTTGAATCTCGGCAGGCCCGTGGGCGTCAGCTCGACCCTTGATCTGATGACGCCAGACGGCGAGGCAAGCGTCTTTGCACATGCTGTGAAATTGCGGGAAGCGGGCGCCGGATCGATCGCGCTGGCCTGTACCGGGCTGAGCACCATCGGTGCGTCAGCCCGGCTGGAACGGCACTGCGGCATCCCTGTGATAGACCCTGTGATGGCGGAAGGGCTGTTTGCCTTTTATGAATGCCGGCGGCGGCATCCGATAAAATGA
- a CDS encoding DUF1177 domain-containing protein has translation MLTRQVIEVFDLLDRADASGEGAKAYLERLGAQQVVVKRMAHEDHATDFVRVCIPGSNGRVKGGPAPTIGILGRLGGLGARPEMTGFVSDGDGALAALSVASKLLDMQNKGDFLEGDVVVCTHICPDAPTQPHEPVPFMGSPVDMADMNAMEVEDGMDAILSIDTTKGNRIINHNGFAISPTVKDGYILRVSEPLLDVMQTVTGRPPQVFAITQQDITPYGNGLYHLNSVMQPCTATSAPVVGVAITTQMMVPGCATGATHCADVEAAARFALEVAKAFGRGKCAFYDEAEYARIVRKYGPMSHFRTQGEV, from the coding sequence ATGCTAACCAGGCAAGTGATAGAAGTATTTGACCTGCTGGACCGGGCGGACGCGTCGGGCGAAGGTGCGAAAGCGTATCTGGAAAGGCTGGGCGCACAGCAGGTTGTGGTCAAGCGGATGGCGCATGAAGACCATGCGACCGATTTTGTTCGGGTGTGCATCCCCGGCAGCAATGGGAGGGTGAAGGGCGGCCCCGCGCCAACCATCGGAATTCTGGGCCGGCTCGGCGGACTGGGCGCGCGTCCGGAGATGACCGGCTTTGTTTCGGACGGAGACGGCGCGCTGGCAGCGCTTTCCGTTGCATCGAAACTTCTCGATATGCAGAACAAGGGCGACTTTCTCGAAGGGGATGTCGTCGTCTGCACGCATATCTGTCCGGACGCGCCCACCCAGCCGCATGAGCCGGTCCCGTTTATGGGTTCCCCGGTGGACATGGCGGATATGAACGCCATGGAGGTGGAGGATGGGATGGATGCGATCCTCTCGATCGACACCACCAAGGGCAACCGGATCATCAACCATAATGGATTTGCGATTTCCCCGACCGTGAAGGACGGCTATATCCTGCGGGTGAGCGAGCCGCTGCTCGATGTGATGCAAACGGTCACCGGCAGGCCGCCGCAGGTGTTTGCAATCACCCAGCAGGATATCACCCCCTATGGGAATGGCCTTTATCATCTTAACAGCGTGATGCAGCCCTGCACCGCGACCAGCGCGCCGGTGGTGGGAGTTGCGATTACGACTCAGATGATGGTGCCAGGCTGCGCCACCGGAGCGACCCATTGCGCCGATGTGGAAGCGGCGGCGCGTTTCGCGCTGGAGGTGGCAAAGGCCTTTGGCCGCGGAAAATGCGCGTTCTATGACGAGGCGGAATATGCCCGGATCGTCAGAAAATATGGCCCAATGTCCCATTTCAGGACGCAGGGGGAAGTGTGA
- a CDS encoding AroM family protein, producing MRKLIGAITIGQSPRDDVVPEMEALLDGVTFLQSGVLDGLTKDEIAALAPTAGEELLVSRLRDGGWVRMGEGKILPIVQHRIDALQKQGVELIVLLCTGKFPDVFCSQVPLIFPQRLLYGVAPHLAEHIGVVNPDAGQLAQCRENWGAVAKKVTAVSANPYEGAAGLEDAAARLVEAGAQICVLDCIGYSREMKERLRALTGLPVILPRTLLARVLAEMTD from the coding sequence ATGCGGAAATTGATCGGGGCGATTACTATCGGGCAGTCCCCGCGTGACGATGTGGTTCCGGAGATGGAAGCGCTGCTGGACGGCGTGACCTTTTTACAGTCGGGGGTGTTGGACGGCCTGACAAAGGACGAAATCGCGGCGCTTGCCCCAACGGCTGGAGAGGAGCTGCTGGTTTCCCGCCTGCGGGACGGAGGCTGGGTCCGGATGGGGGAAGGAAAAATCCTCCCCATCGTACAGCACAGGATTGACGCGCTGCAAAAGCAGGGCGTGGAGCTCATTGTGCTGCTCTGTACCGGGAAGTTTCCAGACGTCTTTTGTTCACAGGTGCCGCTCATCTTCCCGCAGAGGCTGCTTTACGGCGTGGCGCCGCATCTGGCGGAGCATATCGGGGTGGTGAATCCCGACGCGGGGCAGCTCGCACAGTGCCGGGAAAACTGGGGCGCGGTCGCCAAAAAGGTGACCGCGGTCAGCGCAAACCCGTATGAAGGGGCCGCCGGGTTGGAGGATGCCGCCGCGCGGCTTGTGGAGGCGGGTGCGCAGATCTGTGTGCTCGACTGCATTGGCTACAGCCGGGAGATGAAGGAGCGGCTGCGCGCGTTGACCGGGCTGCCGGTGATTCTGCCGCGCACGCTGCTCGCGCGGGTGCTTGCTGAGATGACAGACTGA
- a CDS encoding aminopeptidase, whose product MDLFDAAKKVLENNMGVKPGEPVLIVTDDEKLPIGQALYRAACALGAEAALAVTPPAPVVCPTAQSITHTAARIEAVKSGARVATMPGITEKMFREGAITADYARVRELTVRLTELLTRAERAVLEKNGRTLTLALGGRNGIPSTGIYRNAGESGNLPSGEAYIAPLEDGSDGTMEIDGSMVGIGKLDSPLTITVEKGRLREISGQGAEKLAVLFENEQNGTLCELGIGTNEKAALCGIVLEDEKVYGTVHLAFGTNLSFGGTVKAGCHLDGVILRPTLSLDGMTVLRNGEFQL is encoded by the coding sequence GTGGACCTATTTGATGCTGCAAAAAAGGTGTTGGAAAATAACATGGGGGTAAAGCCCGGGGAACCGGTGCTGATCGTCACCGACGACGAGAAACTCCCAATCGGGCAGGCGCTCTACCGGGCGGCGTGCGCGCTGGGCGCCGAGGCCGCGCTTGCTGTAACGCCGCCCGCGCCGGTGGTCTGCCCGACCGCCCAGTCGATCACCCACACGGCGGCCCGCATTGAAGCGGTCAAGTCCGGCGCGCGGGTGGCGACCATGCCCGGCATCACCGAAAAGATGTTCCGGGAGGGCGCGATCACGGCCGATTACGCGCGGGTGCGGGAGCTCACGGTGCGGCTGACCGAATTGCTGACCCGCGCGGAGCGGGCGGTGCTTGAGAAAAACGGCCGCACCTTGACTTTGGCGCTCGGCGGCCGGAACGGGATTCCCAGCACCGGGATCTACCGCAATGCGGGAGAAAGCGGGAACCTGCCGTCGGGCGAAGCGTATATCGCGCCGCTTGAGGACGGTTCGGACGGGACAATGGAGATCGACGGATCGATGGTAGGAATCGGAAAGCTCGACAGCCCGCTTACCATCACGGTGGAAAAAGGCAGGCTTCGTGAAATTTCCGGTCAGGGCGCGGAGAAGCTTGCGGTGCTTTTCGAGAACGAACAGAACGGCACCCTCTGCGAGCTTGGGATCGGCACGAATGAAAAGGCGGCCCTCTGTGGGATCGTCCTGGAGGACGAAAAGGTTTATGGCACCGTGCATCTGGCGTTCGGGACCAATCTTTCGTTCGGCGGCACCGTGAAGGCGGGATGCCATCTGGACGGCGTAATCCTGCGCCCCACGCTGTCGCTTGATGGAATGACGGTGCTGCGGAATGGAGAATTTCAATTGTAA
- a CDS encoding IclR family transcriptional regulator translates to MDNDYTIAAVDRALKILKLFDANHSKMTLIEVSSLSGLNKSSVLRILYTLRQNDFIKYDERTKEYSLGLSVFKLGNCAYYSMDISKISKPYLHAIANKTDMVIHLGVMEQESVVIIAKVYPDKEIVWPRFRSNVGGIMPAYCTGIGRLFLAHLSPEKLEYYFEHVELKRFTPTTVTAREELDALIAAARENNVDFCDCEHEAYIYSISAPIYDISGKMIAGVSIGGFREMFTDEVIRDSVELVKSVGCKISRDFGYEGEYR, encoded by the coding sequence ATGGATAACGATTATACGATTGCCGCAGTGGATCGGGCATTGAAAATCCTCAAGCTGTTTGATGCAAACCATTCCAAAATGACCCTTATTGAGGTCAGCAGCCTTTCGGGACTCAACAAGAGCAGTGTGCTGCGCATCCTTTATACATTGCGGCAGAACGATTTCATCAAATATGACGAACGCACGAAGGAATATTCTCTCGGACTCTCGGTTTTCAAGCTGGGCAACTGCGCCTACTATTCGATGGATATCAGCAAAATTTCCAAACCCTATCTGCACGCCATTGCCAACAAAACCGATATGGTCATCCATCTGGGCGTGATGGAGCAGGAGTCGGTGGTGATCATAGCGAAGGTCTATCCGGACAAGGAAATTGTCTGGCCGCGGTTTCGCTCTAATGTGGGCGGGATTATGCCCGCTTACTGCACCGGGATCGGACGGCTCTTCCTGGCGCACCTGAGCCCGGAAAAGCTGGAATATTATTTTGAGCATGTGGAGCTGAAACGCTTTACCCCGACGACCGTCACCGCGCGTGAGGAACTGGATGCCCTGATTGCGGCGGCGCGGGAAAACAATGTGGATTTCTGTGACTGTGAGCATGAAGCCTATATTTACAGCATCAGCGCCCCCATTTACGATATCAGCGGCAAGATGATCGCGGGCGTGAGCATCGGCGGCTTCCGGGAGATGTTCACAGATGAAGTCATCCGGGATTCGGTGGAACTCGTCAAAAGTGTGGGATGCAAAATTTCCAGGGACTTCGGCTATGAAGGAGAATACCGCTGA
- a CDS encoding C-terminal binding protein, translating into MKVVITDYWYESLCMEKAEFAKLPGLTLCEYQCKDEETLVDLVRDADAVVVQFAPITKRVIDAMERCKLIVRYAIGVDNIDVDAATARGIYVANVPDYGIDEVSNHAVTLLLALSKMLIPMADAVKAGRWDYTTVKPLFRMRGKTLGLVGFGRIPVMVAEKMRGFGVKMLCYDPYVNAQAARDLGVTPVDLDTLLEESDYISIHCPLNDTTRHMFGDAQFGRMKPGAILVNTARGAVVDEQALIRALQEKKIAAAGLDVLEREPIAPQSPLLSMPNVIVTPHAAWYSEDATLTLQRMVGEEVVRVLSGNPPKNLVNKTLLER; encoded by the coding sequence ATGAAGGTTGTCATTACTGATTACTGGTACGAATCCCTCTGTATGGAGAAGGCGGAGTTTGCAAAACTCCCCGGACTCACCCTGTGTGAGTACCAGTGCAAGGATGAGGAAACGCTGGTGGATCTGGTGCGGGACGCGGATGCGGTGGTCGTCCAGTTCGCTCCGATCACCAAAAGGGTCATCGATGCCATGGAGCGCTGCAAGCTGATCGTCCGGTATGCCATCGGGGTGGACAACATCGATGTGGATGCGGCCACCGCGAGGGGGATCTATGTGGCGAATGTGCCGGACTATGGGATTGATGAGGTTTCCAACCACGCGGTCACCCTGCTGCTCGCGCTGAGCAAGATGCTCATTCCCATGGCGGATGCGGTGAAGGCCGGCCGCTGGGATTATACCACGGTCAAACCGCTTTTCCGAATGCGTGGGAAGACCCTGGGATTGGTGGGATTCGGGCGCATCCCGGTGATGGTGGCGGAAAAAATGCGGGGCTTCGGCGTGAAGATGCTCTGCTATGACCCCTATGTGAACGCGCAGGCGGCCAGGGATCTGGGCGTGACCCCGGTGGATCTGGATACGCTGCTGGAAGAATCCGACTACATTTCTATCCATTGCCCGCTCAATGATACAACCCGGCACATGTTTGGCGACGCGCAGTTCGGCCGGATGAAGCCGGGTGCCATCCTCGTCAATACCGCGCGCGGCGCGGTGGTGGATGAACAGGCGCTCATCCGGGCGCTTCAGGAAAAGAAGATCGCGGCGGCCGGCCTGGACGTGCTGGAACGCGAACCGATTGCGCCGCAAAGCCCGCTGCTTTCGATGCCGAATGTGATTGTGACGCCGCATGCCGCCTGGTACAGTGAGGACGCCACGCTGACCCTGCAACGAATGGTGGGTGAAGAGGTGGTTCGGGTGCTTTCCGGCAACCCGCCAAAGAACCTTGTCAACAAGACACTTTTGGAAAGATGA
- a CDS encoding 2-dehydro-3-deoxygalactonokinase, with amino-acid sequence MFAVIDCGTTNTRIFLLDDRQKMIAQGAKKVGVRDTSITGSRETLKTGVEELYRSVLQEHGIDGKQVRFAIASGMITSEIGLMEIPHLVAPCGLAELSGQVEVVNDPAVLDIGVPVCFIRGVRNDYGDNATAADLRRVDFMRGEEVQCMGILTEMNPELPVNIVVLSSHTKLIHIDAGGRIASSLTSMSGQIFEALKNSTNVGKSIVACGGEEPGGYSFEELVEIARDCVENAGFVRTMLMPRFMQVLLKTDSDERRLFVDAAIAVDDMKAFREFKNQGYDAKRYILFGHESRCRLYTYLIHTYFGQQVQVQSIYDQKAIAELTVKGAIAAAARILNDKEERGN; translated from the coding sequence ATGTTTGCCGTGATCGACTGCGGAACCACGAATACCCGGATCTTTCTGCTGGATGACCGACAGAAGATGATCGCCCAGGGGGCCAAAAAGGTGGGGGTGCGGGACACCTCCATCACCGGTTCCCGCGAAACGCTGAAAACCGGCGTGGAGGAACTTTACCGCTCCGTTTTGCAGGAGCATGGGATCGATGGGAAGCAGGTGCGTTTCGCCATTGCTTCCGGCATGATCACCTCGGAGATTGGGCTCATGGAGATCCCGCACCTGGTGGCGCCCTGCGGACTTGCGGAGCTGTCCGGACAGGTTGAGGTTGTCAATGATCCGGCGGTGCTGGATATCGGCGTGCCGGTCTGCTTCATCCGGGGAGTGCGCAACGACTATGGGGATAACGCCACCGCCGCCGACCTGCGGAGGGTGGATTTCATGCGCGGGGAGGAGGTCCAGTGCATGGGAATCCTCACGGAGATGAATCCCGAGCTCCCAGTGAATATCGTGGTGCTTTCCTCCCACACCAAACTGATCCACATTGATGCCGGCGGAAGGATCGCCAGCAGCCTCACCAGCATGAGCGGCCAGATTTTTGAAGCGCTCAAAAATTCCACAAATGTGGGAAAAAGCATCGTCGCCTGCGGCGGGGAGGAGCCGGGAGGATACTCCTTTGAAGAGCTGGTGGAAATCGCGCGGGACTGTGTGGAGAACGCGGGCTTTGTGCGCACGATGCTCATGCCGCGGTTCATGCAGGTGCTGCTCAAAACCGACAGCGACGAACGCAGGCTTTTTGTGGACGCGGCTATCGCGGTGGACGATATGAAGGCCTTCCGGGAATTCAAAAACCAGGGCTATGACGCAAAAAGATATATCCTGTTTGGGCACGAATCCCGCTGCAGGCTGTATACCTATCTGATCCATACATATTTTGGCCAACAGGTGCAGGTGCAGAGCATCTACGACCAGAAGGCAATCGCGGAACTGACGGTCAAGGGCGCCATCGCGGCGGCAGCCAGGATCCTGAATGATAAAGAAGAAAGAGGGAATTAG
- a CDS encoding dihydrodipicolinate synthase family protein, with the protein MYRMKGVIPPMITPFLENGEVDYEGLVTLVRFLKEQVDGLFITGSYGSTALLQPDERKKIAEVVMDTVDGRIPVIVHVGTADSKTAADLASHAKSLGVAAVSAVGPFYYKHNADSICQFYKEIVAAAGPELPVYVYNNVSFQGYLMELPLIRRLKEEAGVSGIKDATFDIMAHANYIRTLKDERFDVASGTEAMWLQSRVLGTEAFIPGLGNAFPEICKKMWTEGMEGRYEECRKTQFMINEVRDIMYLARSTQLAIYAMLEIRGILTCYPRSPFIPATAEEKGKIKARLTQLGLL; encoded by the coding sequence ATGTATCGTATGAAAGGGGTCATCCCCCCAATGATCACACCGTTTTTGGAAAATGGCGAGGTGGATTACGAAGGACTCGTCACGCTGGTGCGCTTTTTGAAAGAACAGGTCGACGGCCTGTTCATCACCGGCTCGTACGGCTCCACAGCGCTGCTCCAGCCGGACGAACGCAAAAAGATCGCCGAAGTGGTGATGGATACGGTGGACGGCAGGATTCCGGTCATTGTCCATGTGGGCACCGCCGACTCCAAAACGGCGGCGGATCTGGCATCCCATGCCAAAAGCCTGGGCGTTGCCGCAGTGTCCGCGGTGGGACCATTCTATTATAAACACAACGCGGACAGCATCTGCCAGTTTTATAAAGAAATTGTGGCGGCCGCAGGCCCGGAACTGCCGGTATATGTCTACAACAATGTGAGTTTCCAGGGCTACCTGATGGAGCTGCCGCTCATCCGCCGTCTGAAAGAAGAGGCGGGGGTCAGCGGCATCAAGGACGCCACCTTTGATATCATGGCGCACGCGAATTATATCCGTACCCTCAAGGACGAACGGTTTGACGTCGCCTCCGGCACAGAGGCCATGTGGCTGCAGTCACGTGTGCTGGGTACCGAGGCGTTCATTCCGGGGCTGGGCAACGCTTTCCCGGAAATCTGCAAAAAGATGTGGACCGAAGGGATGGAGGGACGCTATGAAGAATGCCGCAAAACCCAGTTTATGATCAATGAGGTGCGGGATATCATGTACCTGGCCCGATCCACCCAGCTCGCTATCTACGCCATGCTGGAGATCCGCGGTATCCTCACCTGTTATCCGCGCAGCCCGTTCATCCCGGCCACCGCGGAGGAAAAAGGGAAAATCAAGGCCCGGCTGACCCAGCTCGGGCTCCTGTAA
- the kduI gene encoding 5-dehydro-4-deoxy-D-glucuronate isomerase, with amino-acid sequence MEIKYSISPFELKTLNTREMRDRILIEKVFAPDEAALTYSFDERFILGGIMPVHKEIKLEPADEIRQEYFLRTRELGLINIGGAGTVTADGESFAVGFEEGMYIGCETKEVSFQSADPENPAKFYITSALAFKKYPTVKITADMVSNNPCGSKEGASERIVKKYIHKDGVKSCQLMMGINSVQPGSVWNTLPTHTHKRRVECFMYYKIPENDFYIEVIGEPEESRHIVIRNEQAIVSAAWQMHFGVGTCCYDFIWAMAGENQEFPDMDVVPMTQVK; translated from the coding sequence ATGGAAATCAAGTACAGCATTTCCCCGTTCGAACTGAAAACCCTGAACACCCGCGAAATGCGGGACCGCATCCTGATCGAGAAGGTTTTTGCCCCGGATGAGGCGGCGCTCACCTATTCCTTTGACGAACGGTTCATCCTGGGCGGGATCATGCCTGTCCATAAGGAGATCAAACTGGAGCCCGCGGATGAAATCCGGCAGGAATATTTCCTGAGGACACGCGAGCTGGGTCTCATCAACATCGGCGGAGCAGGGACGGTTACGGCGGACGGCGAAAGTTTTGCGGTCGGCTTTGAGGAAGGGATGTATATCGGCTGCGAAACCAAAGAGGTCTCCTTCCAAAGCGCGGACCCGGAAAATCCCGCCAAGTTTTACATCACCAGCGCGCTGGCGTTCAAAAAGTATCCAACCGTCAAAATTACCGCGGACATGGTTTCAAACAATCCCTGCGGCTCGAAAGAAGGGGCCAGCGAACGGATCGTCAAAAAATACATCCACAAGGACGGCGTCAAAAGCTGTCAGCTCATGATGGGGATCAACTCGGTCCAGCCGGGCAGCGTATGGAATACCCTGCCCACCCACACCCATAAACGCCGGGTGGAATGTTTCATGTACTATAAAATCCCGGAGAACGATTTCTATATCGAAGTGATCGGAGAACCGGAGGAAAGCCGCCACATTGTCATCCGGAACGAACAGGCGATCGTCTCGGCCGCCTGGCAGATGCACTTTGGCGTCGGGACCTGCTGCTACGACTTCATCTGGGCCATGGCTGGTGAAAATCAGGAATTCCCCGACATGGACGTCGTGCCAATGACACAGGTCAAATAA
- a CDS encoding SDR family oxidoreductase: MFMDRFSLEGKVAVVTGSATGIGRGIAWGLAQAGASIVGVYHSHQPDELENRIRKIGGQFYGIQADLTDMSQVSGIIPRAVEHCGRLDILVNDAGICPRGTIFDFSQEDWDRTAQLNQKVVYFLSQAALNQFRKQGSRGKIINIASMLSFVGGVRASAYTASKHAVVGITKAMASEAGEYGINVNAIAPGWISTNLAKPIMADKGRNDSIISRLPAGDWGDPDDLMGTAVYLASPASDYVHGAVIPVDGGYLTR; this comes from the coding sequence ATGTTTATGGACCGTTTTTCATTGGAAGGAAAGGTGGCGGTGGTCACCGGCTCCGCCACCGGGATCGGACGCGGGATCGCCTGGGGATTGGCCCAGGCGGGCGCGTCGATCGTGGGCGTTTACCATTCCCATCAGCCCGATGAGCTGGAAAACAGAATCCGGAAAATCGGCGGGCAGTTTTATGGGATACAGGCCGACCTGACCGATATGTCCCAGGTAAGCGGGATCATCCCGCGGGCGGTGGAACATTGCGGCCGGCTGGATATCCTGGTCAACGACGCGGGCATCTGCCCCAGGGGCACGATCTTTGATTTTTCTCAGGAGGATTGGGACCGCACCGCGCAGCTCAATCAAAAGGTGGTCTATTTCCTTTCCCAGGCGGCGCTCAACCAGTTCCGTAAGCAGGGATCGCGGGGGAAGATCATCAACATTGCCTCGATGCTTTCATTTGTGGGCGGTGTGCGTGCCAGTGCCTACACCGCGTCCAAGCACGCGGTGGTGGGGATCACCAAAGCGATGGCAAGCGAAGCGGGTGAATACGGTATCAATGTCAATGCGATCGCGCCCGGCTGGATCAGCACCAACCTTGCCAAGCCGATCATGGCCGACAAGGGCCGCAACGATTCGATCATTTCCCGGCTGCCTGCCGGGGATTGGGGGGATCCGGACGATCTGATGGGAACCGCGGTGTATCTGGCCTCCCCGGCGTCCGACTATGTGCATGGCGCGGTCATCCCGGTGGACGGCGGATACCTCACAAGATGA